A single genomic interval of Drosophila virilis strain 15010-1051.87 chromosome 2, Dvir_AGI_RSII-ME, whole genome shotgun sequence harbors:
- the Sgt1 gene encoding protein SGT1 homolog yields MSMRFDWYQSETKVVITVLLKGAIEKNYDVKIEAQKVHMTADGHELLLHLLHPIVVERSSHKAYATKVEITLAKETGVRWENLEQKAEPVQVLSTRQAKNWDRLVSEEEKIDEKEAKGEAALNQLFKKIYSSSSPEVQKAMNKSFSESGGTVLSTNWNEVCKEKVTVKPPEGTEFREWEK; encoded by the coding sequence ATGTCTATGCGATTTGACTGGTATCAATCAGAGACCAAAGTGGTCATAACAGTCCTCCTCAAAGGCGCCATTGAGAAGAATTATGACGTCAAGATTGAGGCACAAAAAGTACATATGACCGCAGATGGTCATGAGCTGCTGCTCCATCTGCTCCATCCAATCGTTGTGGAGCGCTCCTCACACAAAGCCTATGCAACAAAAGTTGAAATAACATTGGCCAAAGAGACGGGCGTGCGCTGGGAGAACCTCGAACAAAAAGCTGAACCCGTCCAAGTACTGTCCACTCGTCAGGCTAAGAACTGGGATCGTTTGGTCAGCGAAGAGGAAAAAATTGACGAAAAGGAGGCAAAGGGCGAGGCCGCCTTGAACCAGCTATTCAAAAAGATCTACAGCTCATCCTCCCCGGAAGTGCAGAAGGCCATGAACAAATCTTTCTCAGAATCTGGTGGGACTGTTCTAAGCACCAACTGGAACGAGGTCTGCAAGGAGAAGGTCACTGTCAAGCCGCCCGAAGGTACCGAATTCCGCGAATGGGAGAAGTAA
- the nac gene encoding GDP-fucose transporter 1: MYKNLEEHNRLVNKYLKIFFVVALYWCTSILTVFVNKHLLSSETVNLGAPLFMSWYQCVISTVICFVMSRLSRKYPSVFSFPEGDPLDIDTFRKLLPLTVLYTLMIGANNLSLAYVTVAFYYIGRSLTTVFSVVLTYVILRQRTSFKCLLCCATIVVGFWLGVDQESLTTAFSWRGTIFGVLSSLALAMYSIQTKKSLGYVNQEIWLLSYYNNLYSTLLFLPLIILNGELGTIWAYPHLWAAWFWAAMTLSGFCGFAIGFVTALEIKVTSPLTHNISGTAKACAQTVIATQYYNDVRSAIWWTSNIVVLVASAAYTRVKQLEMLQQHQQRSTATLKA; this comes from the exons ATGTATAAAAATTTGGAAGAGCACAATCGACTTGTGAATAAATATCTGAAGATATTTTTTGTGGTTGCATTGTATTG GTGCACCTCCATACTGACCGTGTTCGTGAACAAACATCTGCTGAGCAGCGAAACCGTCAATTTGGGAGCTCCGCTCTTCATGTCCTGGTATCAGTGCGTCATATCCACTGTCATTTGCTTTGTAATGAGTCGTCTCAGTCGCAAGTATCCGAGTGTCTTCAGCTTCCCGGAGGGAGATCCACTGGACATTGATACATTTCGCAAGCTGTTGCCTTTGACGGTGCTCTACACCCTAATGATTGGCGCCAATAATCTGTCGCTGGCGTATGTAACGGTTGCCTTCTATTACATTGGACGCTCCCTTACAACAGTGTTTAGTGTGGTGCTGACCTATGTGATTCTGAGGCAAAGAACCAGCTTTAAGTGCTTATTGTGCTGTGCCACCATTGTTGTGGGCTTTTGGCTGGGCGTGGATCAGGAGAGCCTAACGACGGCCTTCTCCTGGCGCGGCACAATATTCGGTGTGCTCAGTTCCCTGGCGCTGGCCATGTACTCGATACAAACCAAAAAGTCGCTGGGTTATGTCAACCAGGAAATCTGGCTGCTTAGCTACTACAATAATCTGTACTCCACGCTTCTATTCCTGCCACTCATCATTCTAAATGGTGAGCTAGGCACAATCTGGGCGTATCCACATTTGTGGGCTGCCTGGTTTTGGGCAGCTATGACGCTCAGTGGATTTTGTGGTTTTGCCATTGGCTTTGTCACAGCTTTGGAGATAAAG GTTACTTCACCGCTAACGCACAACATCTCGGGCACGGCTAAGGCGTGCGCCCAAACAGTTATTGCCACGCAGTATTATAACGATGTACGCTCCGCGATCTGGTGGACCTCCAATATAGTTGTATTGGTTGCAAGTGCCGCATATACGCGCGTCAAGCAATTGGAAATGttgcagcagcaccagcagcgcAGCACCGCGACATTGAAAGCataa
- the mRpL1 gene encoding large ribosomal subunit protein uL1m yields the protein MLTLLSSIRALAVRQPTGEALRCLHLTAVTEAARKGTREKARKKKVKVEVKKVGFIPHNQRDKKINVKRADKHVDDSWKQVPKDDVYVGRYYRWPVYTVAEAIQCHRETHHPSMYNVPNASLNVEIELNMQGEKATRFVDNFQRMAMIPHKFHHGEDRKIIVFTKENEEITKAREAGATLVGGVELIKDITNGELLLSDYQFIIAHPNILAELVALRGLMKRKFPNPKSETLGTNLAEMITKFSNGISYSATKDEYQQNFGLIKANVGTLDMDAQHLEENIRFLLQDVNTMRPKRDGRFITRVLLKSAPSSEQLKIDPFVYIPELYDKNVAKASKEARKEAETPEQQAAAAAAN from the exons aTGTTAACACTTTTATCATCAATTCGTGCCCTTGCCGTGCGCCAGCCAACGGGAGAGGCACTGCGCTGCCTACACCTGACTGCGGTCACGGAAGCGGCGCGCAAGGGAACCCGTGAGAAAGCACGCAAGAAAAAGGTTAAGGTTGAGGTAAAGAAAGTGGGATTCATTCCTCATAATCAGCGGGACAAAAA AATCAATGTTAAACGAGCTGACAAACACGTGGATGACTCCTGGAAGCAGGTGCCAAAAGATGACGTCTACGTGGGTCGCTATTACCGCTGGCCGGTTTATACTGTAGCTGAGGCCATACAATGTCATCGCGAGACGCATCATCCTAGTATGTACAATGTGCCAAATGCTTCTCTAAACGTAGAAATCGAGCTCAACATGCAAGGGGAAAAGGCGACACGATTTGTGGACAATTTCCAGCGCATGGCCATGATACCACATAAGTTTCATCACGGCGAAGATCGCAAAATCATAGTATTTACTAAGGAAAAT GAGGAAATTACAAAGGCGCGCGAAGCGGGCGCCACGCTTGTGGGCGGCGTGGAGCTGATCAAAGACATAACAAACGGCGAGCTTTTGCTTTCCGACTATCAGTTCATTATTGCTCATCCCAATATACTGGCGGAGCTCGTCGCACTACGTGGCCTGATGAAGCGCAAGTTCCCCAATCCAAAAAGCGAGACACTGGGCACAAATCTTGCCGAAATGATAACCAAATTCTCCAATGGCATTAGCTACAGTGCAACTAAAGACGAATACCAGCAGAATTTTGGCTTAATAAAAGCCAATGTAGGCACTTTGGACATGGATGCACAGCATCTGGAGGAGAACATACGTTTTTTGTTGCAGGATGTGAACACAATGCGTCCCAAGCGAGATGGACGCTTTATCACACGTGTTCTCCTTAAGAGCGCGCCCAGTAGCGAACAGCTGAAAATCGAtccatttgtatatatacctGAGTTGTATGACAAAAACGTTGCTAAAGCAAGCAAGGAAGCCAGGAAGGAAGCGGAAACACCAGAGCAACAAGCGGCGGCAGCCGCAGCGAATtag